The following are encoded in a window of Bacteroidota bacterium genomic DNA:
- a CDS encoding M24 family metallopeptidase yields MSKADELTKRISSIQAALHAYKLEGWLLYNFRQSNVFASKLLELPAHLTQMRRYFYFIPAQGTPHKLVHGIEQYNLDHLPGGKTVYVSWQSLQDGLKATLKGVNSVAMEYSPNNAIPYVSKVDGGTVELIRSFGVNVVSSADIVQFFEARWTEEQRADQFETSKVLRKTVDVAFGFIGERLRAGQRVTEYDVQQTMANYFKENGLVIDDAPNCSVNANAANPHYEPTKEIFSEIKKGDRILIDLWAKKNKAESVYSDITWVAFAGEEIPAKYQKVFEVVKGARDTAVEYLKSEFSSGRKVRGCDVDDITRKYISDKGYGEFFIHRTGHNIGTEVHGNGANIDNLETHDQREIIPETCFSIEPGIYLPGEFGVRLEIDVYVSKERKIEIPGGPIQQEIVKIKC; encoded by the coding sequence ATGTCAAAGGCCGACGAATTAACGAAAAGAATCTCATCGATTCAGGCTGCGCTGCACGCATACAAGCTTGAAGGATGGCTGCTCTATAATTTCCGACAGTCCAACGTATTCGCTTCGAAATTGTTGGAACTGCCGGCACATCTCACGCAAATGAGGCGATACTTCTATTTTATCCCGGCGCAAGGAACGCCGCACAAGCTTGTTCACGGCATTGAACAATACAACCTGGACCATCTCCCCGGCGGCAAAACCGTCTATGTCAGCTGGCAATCGCTCCAGGACGGGCTTAAGGCGACCCTTAAAGGGGTGAACTCAGTTGCGATGGAATATTCTCCGAATAATGCGATTCCGTACGTCTCGAAAGTTGACGGCGGTACAGTCGAATTAATCCGGTCATTCGGCGTCAATGTCGTCTCCTCGGCGGATATCGTTCAATTTTTCGAAGCACGGTGGACCGAGGAACAGCGGGCGGATCAATTTGAGACCTCGAAGGTTCTGAGGAAGACCGTCGATGTCGCTTTTGGGTTTATCGGCGAAAGGCTTCGGGCAGGACAGAGGGTGACGGAATACGATGTTCAGCAAACAATGGCAAATTATTTCAAGGAAAACGGGCTTGTGATCGACGATGCCCCGAATTGTTCCGTCAATGCGAACGCGGCAAATCCTCACTATGAACCGACGAAAGAAATTTTTTCAGAGATCAAGAAGGGGGATCGCATCCTGATCGATCTGTGGGCAAAGAAGAACAAAGCCGAGAGCGTCTATTCCGATATCACCTGGGTTGCGTTTGCCGGTGAGGAGATCCCGGCGAAGTATCAGAAGGTTTTTGAGGTCGTGAAAGGGGCGCGCGATACCGCGGTCGAGTATTTAAAGTCGGAATTCTCCAGCGGACGCAAAGTACGCGGCTGCGATGTGGACGATATTACCCGAAAGTACATCAGTGATAAAGGGTACGGCGAATTTTTTATCCACCGAACGGGGCATAATATCGGCACCGAAGTCCACGGAAACGGCGCCAACATCGATAATTTAGAGACCCATGACCAGCGCGAAATTATTCCGGAAACATGTTTTTCTATCGAACCCGGTATCTATCTTCCGGGCGAATTCGGCGTCCGGCTGGAGATCGACGTGTATGTCAGCAAGGAGAGAAAGATCGAAATTCCGGGAGGACCGATTCAACAAGAAATCGTGAAGATCAAGTGTTAG
- the groL gene encoding chaperonin GroEL (60 kDa chaperone family; promotes refolding of misfolded polypeptides especially under stressful conditions; forms two stacked rings of heptamers to form a barrel-shaped 14mer; ends can be capped by GroES; misfolded proteins enter the barrel where they are refolded when GroES binds), which produces MGAKIIQYDFDARAALKRGVDQLANAVKVTLGPKGRNVVIDKKFGAPTVTKDGVTVAKEIELEDPNENMGAQMVREVASKTSDVAGDGTTTATVLAQAIVREGLKNVTAGANPMDLKRGIDLAVTRVIEELKKISRPVEGKKEIAQVGSISANNDSTIGNLIADAMEKVGKDGVITVEEAKGTETLMDVVEGMQFDRGYLSPYFVTDADTMESVLEDPLILIHDKKISSMKDLLPILEKAAQSGRSMVIIAEEVEGEALATLVVNKIRGTLRVVAVKAPGFGDRRKAMLEDIAVLTNGTVISEEKGFKLENATLSYLGTAKKVVVDKDNTTIVEGAGKKDEIKKRINEIKGQIDKTTSDYDKEKLQERLAKLSGGVAVLKIGASTEVEMKEKKARVEDALHATRAAVEEGIVPGGGVAYLRAITKLDEVKTTNEDQKTGVEIIKRALEEPIRQIVANAGLEGSVVVDKVKSEKGNFGFNAFTEKYENLVESGVIDPTKVTRIAIENAASVAALLLTTEATIVEKPEEKKPMPAMPPGGGMGDMY; this is translated from the coding sequence ATGGGAGCAAAGATAATTCAGTACGATTTTGACGCGCGCGCAGCTCTGAAGCGCGGCGTCGACCAGCTCGCTAATGCAGTGAAGGTGACGCTCGGACCGAAGGGACGCAATGTTGTCATCGACAAGAAATTCGGAGCACCGACCGTGACCAAAGACGGCGTGACAGTGGCCAAGGAGATCGAGCTCGAAGATCCAAATGAGAATATGGGCGCACAGATGGTGCGTGAAGTTGCCTCAAAGACCTCCGATGTCGCCGGCGACGGAACCACGACGGCCACCGTTCTCGCACAAGCGATCGTTCGCGAAGGGTTGAAGAATGTCACCGCCGGCGCCAATCCGATGGACCTCAAGCGGGGCATCGACCTTGCCGTTACAAGAGTGATCGAAGAGCTGAAGAAGATCAGCCGCCCGGTCGAAGGGAAGAAGGAAATCGCGCAGGTCGGTTCGATTTCGGCGAACAACGATTCGACGATCGGCAATCTCATCGCCGACGCGATGGAGAAAGTCGGCAAAGACGGCGTGATCACGGTTGAGGAGGCAAAAGGAACCGAGACCTTGATGGATGTCGTCGAGGGGATGCAGTTCGACCGCGGGTACCTTTCGCCGTACTTCGTCACCGATGCCGATACAATGGAATCGGTTCTCGAGGATCCGCTCATTCTGATCCACGACAAAAAGATCAGCTCGATGAAAGACCTTCTCCCGATTCTCGAGAAGGCGGCACAATCCGGCCGTTCGATGGTGATCATCGCAGAAGAAGTTGAGGGCGAAGCCCTTGCAACTCTCGTTGTGAACAAGATCCGCGGCACCCTGCGCGTCGTGGCCGTGAAAGCCCCCGGGTTTGGGGACCGCAGAAAAGCAATGCTCGAAGATATCGCTGTCCTGACAAACGGTACCGTGATCTCCGAGGAGAAAGGGTTCAAGCTCGAAAATGCCACGCTTTCGTACCTCGGCACAGCGAAGAAGGTCGTCGTCGATAAAGATAATACGACGATCGTCGAAGGCGCCGGCAAAAAGGACGAGATCAAAAAGCGCATCAACGAGATCAAAGGACAGATCGATAAGACGACCTCCGATTACGACAAGGAAAAACTTCAGGAGCGTCTTGCAAAGCTCTCCGGCGGCGTTGCCGTGTTGAAAATCGGCGCCTCGACCGAAGTGGAGATGAAAGAAAAAAAAGCGCGCGTGGAAGATGCGCTCCATGCGACACGGGCGGCCGTTGAAGAGGGCATCGTCCCCGGCGGCGGCGTCGCTTACCTTCGCGCAATCACCAAGCTTGATGAAGTAAAGACGACGAACGAGGACCAGAAGACCGGCGTCGAGATCATCAAGCGGGCGCTTGAAGAACCGATCCGCCAGATCGTCGCCAACGCAGGCCTCGAAGGCTCCGTCGTTGTCGATAAGGTGAAGAGTGAAAAAGGCAACTTCGGCTTCAATGCGTTCACCGAGAAGTACGAGAACCTCGTCGAATCGGGCGTGATCGATCCGACCAAGGTGACCCGCATCGCGATCGAAAACGCAGCGAGCGTTGCAGCGCTGCTGCTGACGACCGAGGCGACCATCGTCGAGAAACCCGAAGAGAAGAAGCCGATGCCGGCAATGCCTCCGGGCGGCGGCATGGGCGACATGTACTAG
- the groES gene encoding co-chaperone GroES — MKLHPLADRIVVKPAEAEEKTKGGIILPDTAKEKPVWGEVVAAGPGKVTDEGKKVPMEVKVGDKVLYGKYSGTEVTVDGEEVLIMRESDVFAIMPK; from the coding sequence ATGAAATTACATCCTTTGGCTGACAGAATTGTTGTCAAGCCCGCCGAGGCTGAGGAAAAAACAAAGGGAGGAATCATTCTTCCTGACACTGCCAAAGAAAAACCGGTGTGGGGCGAGGTTGTTGCCGCCGGACCGGGGAAGGTCACAGATGAAGGGAAGAAAGTTCCGATGGAGGTGAAGGTCGGCGACAAAGTTCTTTACGGTAAATATTCCGGGACAGAAGTGACCGTCGACGGGGAAGAAGTTCTGATCATGCGTGAGAGCGACGTGTTCGCGATCATGCCCAAGTAA
- a CDS encoding M28 family peptidase encodes MLEKLHRNRRGYRTGKRYNAGRNAKIALYTLAWLNICSSSLYPQMPEDEAQAFAAINPRIFQSHLKFLADDLLEGRAPATRADAVAEKYLMSQLQLLGLQPGGENGTYLQRFPIVGITADSSMELVARCGTKEERFKFRDEFIGFSGIQEEHVDIANAEVVFVGYGIDAPEQKWDDYKGVDVSGKVLLMMNDEPPSNDPKFFGGKARTYYGRWTYKYEIAAHKKAAGAIIIHTDRSAGYPFQVVQTSWSGENFSIEDPKEEPMKLESWLSWSASKTLVALSGNNLDELMRRANSRKFTPVPLGTVVSVHLHNTIRKITTANVAGLLPGSDSSLSKEAVIYTAHFDHLGIVQPVNGDSIDNGALDNASGVSMVLTLANGFTHLAIRPKRSILFLLVGGEEAGTLGSEYYAAHPTFPAAKIAADINIDGVNMFGETRDISMIGKGRSTIDESVKKAATLAGFVVKPDQFPEQGAFYRSDQFSFAQIGVPVAYFDGGIDFIGKPAGWGKQMAEEYNDYNYHQPSDEIRSDWTYEGTMQEAKFYFHLAYLLANQRSMPQWNRGDEFEGVRLRSLSEGK; translated from the coding sequence GTGTTAGAGAAACTTCATCGAAATCGCCGGGGATACCGCACGGGGAAACGATACAATGCCGGCCGAAACGCCAAGATCGCGCTTTATACGCTTGCATGGTTGAACATATGTTCTTCCTCGCTTTATCCTCAAATGCCGGAAGACGAGGCACAAGCGTTCGCAGCCATCAATCCTCGCATTTTTCAAAGCCACCTGAAATTTCTCGCCGATGATTTGCTGGAAGGGCGCGCCCCTGCCACCCGCGCCGACGCAGTAGCGGAAAAATATCTGATGTCGCAGCTGCAGCTGCTCGGACTTCAGCCCGGAGGAGAAAACGGGACCTACCTTCAGCGGTTCCCGATCGTAGGGATCACGGCAGATTCGTCGATGGAACTGGTTGCCCGGTGCGGGACAAAGGAAGAACGGTTCAAATTTCGGGATGAATTCATCGGTTTTTCTGGGATACAGGAAGAACATGTCGATATCGCGAACGCCGAGGTCGTCTTTGTAGGATACGGCATCGATGCACCGGAACAAAAATGGGACGATTACAAAGGGGTCGATGTTTCGGGCAAAGTGCTGCTGATGATGAATGACGAACCCCCGAGCAACGACCCGAAGTTCTTCGGAGGCAAGGCTCGGACATACTACGGGCGATGGACGTACAAATACGAGATCGCCGCGCACAAGAAAGCGGCCGGGGCTATCATCATCCATACGGATCGGTCGGCCGGCTACCCCTTTCAGGTGGTCCAGACATCATGGAGCGGCGAGAATTTTTCGATCGAGGATCCCAAAGAAGAGCCGATGAAATTGGAATCGTGGCTCTCATGGAGCGCGAGCAAAACCCTGGTTGCGTTGTCGGGGAACAATCTGGATGAGTTGATGAGGAGGGCGAATTCAAGAAAGTTCACACCGGTTCCGCTCGGTACAGTAGTTTCGGTCCATCTTCATAACACGATCAGAAAGATCACCACGGCGAACGTCGCGGGATTGCTTCCTGGGAGCGATTCCAGCCTTTCAAAGGAAGCCGTCATCTACACCGCGCATTTCGACCATTTGGGAATTGTTCAGCCGGTCAACGGCGACTCGATCGACAACGGCGCGCTTGACAATGCGTCCGGCGTGAGCATGGTGCTGACGCTTGCGAACGGATTCACTCATCTTGCGATCAGGCCGAAGCGGTCGATCCTCTTTTTGCTTGTCGGCGGGGAAGAAGCAGGCACGCTCGGCTCGGAATATTACGCCGCCCACCCGACATTCCCCGCGGCAAAGATCGCCGCCGATATCAACATCGACGGCGTGAATATGTTCGGTGAGACTCGGGATATTTCGATGATCGGGAAGGGGCGGTCGACGATCGATGAATCGGTGAAGAAGGCGGCAACGCTGGCCGGTTTTGTCGTGAAACCCGACCAGTTTCCCGAACAAGGGGCCTTCTACCGTTCAGACCAATTCAGCTTTGCGCAGATCGGCGTGCCCGTAGCGTATTTCGACGGCGGAATTGATTTCATCGGCAAGCCTGCCGGCTGGGGAAAACAAATGGCCGAAGAGTACAATGACTACAACTACCACCAGCCCAGCGACGAGATTCGCAGCGATTGGACGTATGAGGGGACGATGCAGGAAGCCAAGTTCTATTTCCACCTTGCGTATCTTCTTGCCAACCAACGGTCCATGCCGCAATGGAACAGGGGGGATGAATTTGAGGGGGTGCGGCTGCGCTCGCTGAGCGAGGGGAAATAG
- the rsmI gene encoding 16S rRNA (cytidine(1402)-2'-O)-methyltransferase, with product MPEEIRPGALYIVPTPIGNLDDITYRAVKILSSVDVIAAEDTRTTKVLLDHLQIQKPLLSFFTHNETIRVPQIVARLRDGHSVALVSDAGTPGISDPAYSIIQACIVDDIPIIPLPGPTAFIPVLVASGMPTQSFVFEGFLPHKKGRSTKLSQLKDEARTMVFYESPHRILRTLEDIRDAFGDRPAVIGREITKKFEEILRGTLSSLHTTLSARPVKGEFVLIVSGAKL from the coding sequence ATGCCCGAAGAAATCCGCCCTGGGGCGCTATACATTGTTCCGACGCCGATCGGCAATCTCGACGATATTACGTATCGCGCGGTAAAAATCCTCTCTTCGGTTGACGTGATCGCGGCAGAAGATACCCGCACGACGAAGGTTCTTCTCGACCATTTGCAGATCCAAAAACCCCTTCTCAGTTTTTTCACGCATAACGAAACCATCCGTGTTCCGCAGATCGTTGCCAGGCTGAGGGACGGCCACTCGGTCGCGCTTGTTTCAGATGCGGGGACGCCGGGAATTTCCGACCCGGCCTATTCGATCATTCAGGCTTGCATCGTGGATGATATTCCTATCATTCCCCTTCCCGGGCCGACGGCGTTTATTCCTGTGCTGGTGGCGAGCGGAATGCCGACTCAGTCGTTCGTGTTCGAAGGTTTTCTTCCACACAAAAAGGGAAGGTCCACGAAACTGTCCCAGCTCAAAGACGAAGCCCGGACGATGGTCTTCTACGAATCTCCTCATCGCATCCTTCGAACGCTAGAGGACATTCGCGATGCGTTTGGCGACCGTCCCGCCGTCATCGGACGGGAAATCACTAAAAAGTTTGAAGAAATCCTTCGCGGAACCCTCTCATCACTCCACACAACGTTGTCCGCCCGCCCCGTTAAAGGGGAGTTCGTCCTCATCGTTTCGGGAGCAAAATTATAG